Below is a genomic region from Leptotrichia shahii.
TGCAACATATCATAACTTGCATTTTTTGTTAAAACTTATGGATAATGCACGTGAGGCAATTATTGATGGAAGATTTAAGGAATATAAGGAAGAAGTGCTGAGAAATTATGCTATGGGGAAAGAAAGTGATTGGATAAAGCCAAAGTCGATATAAGATAAAAAAACTGCAGGGATAATAACCTTGCAATTTTTTATATAATAAAACTGATTTACTATTTACTTTCTGACAAGGGGTCTTGACCCCTTGCTAAACAGAATTATAAAAACTCCTTTGTTTTAATGGAGAATAGTATAAAATCGAACTCGAAAACTATGACCATTTTTTTCAAATCCTAAGTTTATATGATTTCAAATAAAAAAATCCGATCTACCGTTCTAACTTAATTTTTGGTTGCCTGCAAAATGTTACAGGTGGTAGTCATATTTATAAACTGTACAGAATCCGTACAAAACTTAAAGTAGTCGTGATTTTCCTGAGACAATTTATAAAGGGATAACCCCATTAAAAAAAAGTAAAGCCCAAAAATTCGCTGTTAGTGGCGTATAGACCAGAAATATGATAATATTTGAATTTTTTACATTAATCTAAGTAAAAACATTTATTATATTTTACTACAATATTATAACCGTTATATAAAAAAATGTCAAATATTCTTTTAAAAAAATTTTGAAAAATTTACAAGGTATACGTTATTTTCAATTTTTTTTAAAACTTTCTTTTTGCATAAGTTTGAAATTTCCCTTGATAAGGCAGGTCTTGTTACTTCAAATTTTTTGGCTAGAGCTGAAATACTGGGGAAAAATTTTATTTTATCATCCTGAGCATTTTCTTTTATATAGCTAAGAACCTTTTCTTCAATTGTCTTATGTGTAAAATTAAACCAGATGCGTTTTGATAAATATTGACTTTTATTTGAAATTTCACTTATAAAGTTAAGTAAAAGCCTTTTATCTGATTGGATCAGATCCAGATATTTTTCCTTATCCAGAAAAAGAAATTCAGAATTTTCCAAAGTTATCAAATCAACAGGAAAAACATTATCTTTTCCAAATAAAAATGCAGAAGCCAGCACTTCCCCAGCCTTCATTTGATTTATAACAATTGTATCTCCGTTAAATTTCTGCATTTCTCCATGTGCTGTACCTTTTACAATAATAATAATTTTTTTTAAAATATCTCCACGAAAAAATGCAATTTCATTTTTTTTATATTTTTTTATTTTAAAGTCAACTTTTGTTAGGCATTTTAAGATTTCATTGGGATTTAATCCTTTAAATAGCGAAACTTTTGTTAAAAAAAGTGATAGATCTTCTATTTTCATTTTTTACCTTCTATTATTTTAAGTTTTTTTAGTTTGCATATAAAATATTTTGTATATATTATCATTTTTGATTTATGATTTCAAGGAAAATTTTAAAGAAAAATATTTGGGTGTAAGCCAACTAAAAGACTATTCAAGTCAATAACTTAAGATTGCTGGTTATAATAATTATTAAAAGAAAAAAGGAGAAAATAATAAATGGAAAAAAGTAAAAAGATAGTTATGGCAGTTTTGCTTGTAATGAGTATAGGTTGCATTGGAAATGCGAAAGCAGAAGATAAAATCGGAAAATTTAAAAATGTAAAAAGACCAGCTGTTACATCAAAAAATTCAAAGAGCAGTTCAAAAGAATTAAATAGTAAAGAATATGCAAAAGTTTTGGATAATTTTATGAAAAAGGCCGAGAAATATCTTGAAACAGGGGATAAGATACGGCTTGTGGATGATTATATAAATGATATTGAAAATGTGAAGGTTTCTAAAAAGGCACTGGAAGATAATTATGATGCTGATAAAGAGGCTTTTGGAATGGTTGAAGTGGCAATATTTATGAAAAGTTCATATTCAAGTGGAGAAAAGGCTAAAAAATTGACAGATGCCGATTATGAGAGAATACAGAAAAAATTTACTAATACAAGTAAATTTAAACAGTTGGAAGGATATGTGGAAATACAGCCATTACAAATTCAATAATTTTAAGAACTCAGGCAAACTTAGTTAAAAAAAATAAGTTGTCTGGGTTTTATTTTTGTGGTAACATATAAATGAAATATAAATTATAGTGTATTTAAATTAAAAAATTAAATAATTTTTGGATTTAAGTATAATTTTGAAAATATTATTTATGCAAAGGGGAAATTAAAATGAATATGGAAGTAATTAAATTAAATGTAAAAAAATTTTTGGATGAAAAAAGATACGAACACGTGAAAAGAGTGACAAAATGTGCTGTGGAGATGGCAAAAATTTATGGAGTTCCTGTGGAAAAAGTGGAGGCTTCAGCTTGGCTTCACGATGTGGCAAAATTTTTTGATTTGTCTGTTATGATTGACTTGACAAAGGGAAAATATCCTGAAGTAGCAGATAAAATGTCCCAATCAACAGCTGTGCTGCACGGCTTTGCAGGGGCTGAATTTGTACGGCAAAATTATGAATTGTTTGGAATTGATGATGAGGAAATTTTGGATGGGATTAAATATCATACAATTGGATGCGAAAATATGAATACACTTGCAAAAATTGTTTATCTTGCTGATGCGATAGAGGAAAAGAGAAGCTGGGAAGGTGTGGAAAAGGCTAGAGAATTGGCAAAAACAGATTTAGATGAGGCAATAAAATTTGAAATTGAGGAAAAATTAAAGTATTTACTTGCGAAGGATTCTATCATTCATCCAAATGTTATAAAATTTAGAAATTCGATAATAGCTAATAAAATTTAGAATAAAAAAATAGAGGTAAAATATGGGAAATAAAAAAAAGAAAGAAAGACATAGAAATATTGAAAATAATGATAAAGATTTTCACAAGGAAAAAAGATTTGGTAAAAAAAATTATAATGCTAAAAAGGAAAATCAGAAAACTCCCAAAATGGAACTTAAAGAAGAACGGGAATTGAAATATTTAAAGCAAGTTCTGTCAGAATATGAATTTACTTTTCAGGAAATATTGCAGCTTTTAGAATGGAGCCAGAAAAGACGGAAAATGTATAAGCAGCTTTTAAATGCTTGGGAAGAAAGTGGAGAAATTTATTTGAAAAGAAATGGGAAATATACTTTGCCCGAAAAAGAAGGCTTTGTAAAGGGGGAAATTTCCATTTCCAGCGGGAATTTTGGATTTCTTGATATTAATGGGCAGGCTAGTGTCTTTATTCCTGGAGCTTATTTAAATACAGCTATGAATGGAGATACTGTTTTAGTTCGTATTTTAAAGGAAAGTTCAGACAATAAAAAGCGGGAAGGTGAAGTTTATAAAGTTATAAAAAGAAATCGGGATGTCATTGTCGGAGTTTTTGAACATAACTTGAGTTTTGGATTTGTACGTCCAAGAAATTCTCCAAAGGATATCTATATTCCAAAAAAATTAATAAAAGGTGCTAAAACTGGAGATTTAGTGGCTGTAAAAGTGGATTTCTGGGGAGATGAGGAAAGAAAGCCTGAAGGCGGAATTGTGAGTATTCTAGGAAGTCCTAAAGATACAGAAGCACTTATTTCATCGTTGCTTTTAAATGAGGGAATTGAGGAGAAATTTCCAAATGAAGTTTTGCAGGAATTGGATAAAATAGATGAGAATTTTTCAGATGAACTTGAAAATCGTAAGGATTTACGGCATCTTGACATTATCACAATTGATGGCTCTGATGCAAAGGATTTGGATGATGCAGTTTATGTGCAAAAAACGGAAGACGGATATAAACTTTTTGTAAGCATTGCCGATGTTTCTTACTACGTGCGGGAAAATACCGAACTTGATATAGAAGCATTAAAACGTGGAAATTCAATTTATCTTGTAGACAGGGTAATTCCTATGCTTCCACGAAAATTGTCAAACAATCTTTGTTCACTTAATCCAAATGAAGATAAGCTGACTTTTACTGTGGAAATGGATTTAGATAAAAGGGGTAAAGTTATAAAAAATGATTTTTATAAATCAGTTATAAAATCAAAATACAGAATGACTTACGAAAATGTAAATACAATTCTGGAAAAAAATGAAGAATCAGAAGAATACAGAAATCTTTATGACAAATATAGAAAAATTGATGATATGTTAAAAAACATGCTGGAACTTTCTAAAATTATTAGAAGCAATAAAAAAAGACGTGGGAGCATTGATTTTGAATTGCCTGAGATAAAGGTAGTCTTGGATGAAAACAAGGCCGTGAAGGACATCGTATTGCGTTCTAGAGGGGAAGCAGAAAGAATCATTGAAGACTTTATGGTTATTGCAAACGAAACTGTGGTGGAAAAACTTTTCTGGGAGGAAATTCCTGCGATTTACAGGGTTCACGAAGATCCTGACAAGGCGAAAGTTCAGGCATTAAATGAAACCTTGATAAAATTTGGATATTCTCTGAAGGGATTGGAGGAAATTCATCCTGGAAAATTCCAGAATATTATTGAAAGAACGACAGGACTGCCTGAAGGCTACTTAATCCATAAATTAATTTTACGGGCAATGCAGCGTGCGAGATATGCCAACAAAAATCTAGGACATTTTGGACTGGCTTCTAAATATTATTTGCACTTTACGTCACCAATCCGTCGATATTCTGATTTAATTGTTCACAGAATGCTTGGACGTTCGATTGAAAAATTTATGAGTGAAAAGGAAAAGGCTAAATATGGAGCTAATTTTGAAGCAATTGCGTCAAGTATTTCAAGAACTGAGAGAGTGGCGGACAAACTGGAAGAAGATAGCGTAAAAATCAAGTTAATTGAGTATATGCAGGATAAAATTGGACAGGTTTATGTTGCCAGACTTAGCGGAATGAATAAAAATAAAATATTTATGGAGCTGGAAAATCACATAGAAGTGGTTTACAATGTTACAACAGCACGTGATAACTTCATTTACGATGAGGAAAACTTTAAAATTGTAGATAAAAGAAATAATGAATCCTATACTATGGGAAGTACAATGAAAGTGAGCATTGTAAGTGCAAGTTATGCTAAGATGGAAATTGAGGTCATACCTTATGTGGAAGAAAAAGTAAAAATTGACGAAACTGAAGAAGAATAAAAAGCAAAATAGCAAAAGGAGGGAAAATGCCAGTATTAGCTAGAAATAAAAAGGCTTTTCACGATTACTTCATAGAAGACAAGCTGGAAGCAGGGATTGAGCTTGTGGGAACGGAAGTGAAGTCGGCAAAGGCTGGAAAAGTCAGCATAAAAGAAAGTTTTATAAGAATTATACGAGATGAAATTTTTGTGATGAATATGCATATTACGCCTTATGAATTTGGGAATATTAACAATGTGGCAGAATCTCGTGTGAGAAAATTGCTTTTGAATAGACGTGAAATAAAAAAGTGGGGTGAAAAAATTAAAGAGCAGGGCTATACCATTGTTCCAATTTCAGTTTACACGAAGCAAAGGCTTGTAAAAATGGAAATAGGACTTGCAAAAGGGAAGAAAATGCATGATAAAAGGGAATCGCTGAAAAGAAAAGATATTGAAAGAGATATGAAAAAATTACAGAAAAATTTTAGAAGATAAAAATTGCATAAATTGATTAAAATTTAGTATAATAAACATATTCAGAAGTTATACGAATTTAAAATTTAACAAAAGAATGTGTTTGATATAAAAAAATGTCAAATAAAAAATATAAATTTAATAAAGGAGTGAAATTATGAGTAAAATCATAAATTATGCTGGAGAAGATTTTGATAATGAAATAATTTTGCAAAATGGGCTTACACTTGTTGATTTTTTTGCCATCTGGTGCGGACCTTGCCAAATGTTGGAAAAAGTTCTAGCGGAAGTGGCTAATGCTTCAGAATGTAAAATTGTCAAAGTTGATGTTGATGATTATCCAGAATTTGGAGCGAAGTTTAAAATAAGAGGACTGCCTTTGCTTTTACTTTTTAAAGATGGACAAATTGTGGAAACTTTGAATGGTTTTCAGACTTTTGATGAAATTATGGAAAAAATTAATTTACATAGTTAATTTTAAACTCGTTTTTATTTTGACAAGGGAAATTCTTTGTGACTAATTAAGATATTATTTTTATTTTTTTATAAAAATTTATACTATTTTCCATTTAAACAGCAGAATAGTTATAAATTTCTTTGCAAGGGGTCTTGACCCCTTGTTAGAAAATAATATAAAATATAATTTCTATTTTTTAAACAGAGTTTAGTATTAATGTAGTATTTTAAATTTTTTTGTATATGGAAATAAAAATTTTTAGAAGGAAGGGATATTTTTATGAAAACTATTTTAGTTCCAGGGGGAGCAGGATATATCGGTTGTCACACAGTTTTAGACTTGATAAAAAAAGGTTTTAATCCTATTATTGTAGATGACTTTAGTAATTCTAGTAAAAAAGTTATTACAATTTTAGAAGAACTTTCTGGAGAAAAAATAAATTTTTATGAGTTAGATATAAAAAATAAAGAAGGTTTACGAAAGATTTTTAGAGAAAATAAAATCGATGCTGTTATTAATTTTGCAGGATTTAAAGCAGTGGGAGAATCTGTAGAAAAACCGCTTATGTATTATGATAACAATTTATTTGGAATGGTTACTTTACTTGAAGTAATGAAAGAATTCAATGTAAAAAATATCGTATTTAGTTCGTCAGCCACTGTTTACGGTGTTTCTGAAAAAGTTCCTTTTGTGGAAACTGATCCGATGGGAGAAGTTACAAATCCTTATGGGCGTACAAAAGTAATAATCGAACATATTTTAATGGATTTGGCAAAATCTGACAATACTTGGAATATTATTGCTCTTAGATATTTCAATCCATTAGGTGCTCATGAAAGCGGAAGAATTGGAGAAGATCCAAACGGAATTCCAAACAACCTTTCACCTTACATAACTCAAGTTGCGGTTGGAAAATTGGAAAAATTACATATTTTTGGAAATGATTACGACACTCCAGATGGAACTTGCATAAGAGATTTCATTCATGTAAATGATTTGGCGGCAGGACATTCAGCAGCATTAAATTATTTATTTAATAATGAAAATCTTGGTTTTGATGCGATAAATTTAGGAAGTGAAAAAGGTTACAGTGTTCTTGAAATTTTAAGTAATTTTGAAAAAGCTGTTGGAAAAGAAATTCCTTATGTAATTGACGGAAGAAGAGCTGGAGATATTGCAGTTTGTTACGCAGATGCCTCAAAAGCTAAAAAATTATTGAATTGGGAAGCGAAATATACAATTGAAGATATGTGCCGTGATTCTTGGAATTGGCAAAAGAAAAATCCAAATGGATTTA
It encodes:
- the yqeK gene encoding bis(5'-nucleosyl)-tetraphosphatase (symmetrical) YqeK gives rise to the protein MNMEVIKLNVKKFLDEKRYEHVKRVTKCAVEMAKIYGVPVEKVEASAWLHDVAKFFDLSVMIDLTKGKYPEVADKMSQSTAVLHGFAGAEFVRQNYELFGIDDEEILDGIKYHTIGCENMNTLAKIVYLADAIEEKRSWEGVEKARELAKTDLDEAIKFEIEEKLKYLLAKDSIIHPNVIKFRNSIIANKI
- the smpB gene encoding SsrA-binding protein SmpB; protein product: MPVLARNKKAFHDYFIEDKLEAGIELVGTEVKSAKAGKVSIKESFIRIIRDEIFVMNMHITPYEFGNINNVAESRVRKLLLNRREIKKWGEKIKEQGYTIVPISVYTKQRLVKMEIGLAKGKKMHDKRESLKRKDIERDMKKLQKNFRR
- a CDS encoding thioredoxin family protein, whose protein sequence is MSKIINYAGEDFDNEIILQNGLTLVDFFAIWCGPCQMLEKVLAEVANASECKIVKVDVDDYPEFGAKFKIRGLPLLLLFKDGQIVETLNGFQTFDEIMEKINLHS
- the rnr gene encoding ribonuclease R, with product MGNKKKKERHRNIENNDKDFHKEKRFGKKNYNAKKENQKTPKMELKEERELKYLKQVLSEYEFTFQEILQLLEWSQKRRKMYKQLLNAWEESGEIYLKRNGKYTLPEKEGFVKGEISISSGNFGFLDINGQASVFIPGAYLNTAMNGDTVLVRILKESSDNKKREGEVYKVIKRNRDVIVGVFEHNLSFGFVRPRNSPKDIYIPKKLIKGAKTGDLVAVKVDFWGDEERKPEGGIVSILGSPKDTEALISSLLLNEGIEEKFPNEVLQELDKIDENFSDELENRKDLRHLDIITIDGSDAKDLDDAVYVQKTEDGYKLFVSIADVSYYVRENTELDIEALKRGNSIYLVDRVIPMLPRKLSNNLCSLNPNEDKLTFTVEMDLDKRGKVIKNDFYKSVIKSKYRMTYENVNTILEKNEESEEYRNLYDKYRKIDDMLKNMLELSKIIRSNKKRRGSIDFELPEIKVVLDENKAVKDIVLRSRGEAERIIEDFMVIANETVVEKLFWEEIPAIYRVHEDPDKAKVQALNETLIKFGYSLKGLEEIHPGKFQNIIERTTGLPEGYLIHKLILRAMQRARYANKNLGHFGLASKYYLHFTSPIRRYSDLIVHRMLGRSIEKFMSEKEKAKYGANFEAIASSISRTERVADKLEEDSVKIKLIEYMQDKIGQVYVARLSGMNKNKIFMELENHIEVVYNVTTARDNFIYDEENFKIVDKRNNESYTMGSTMKVSIVSASYAKMEIEVIPYVEEKVKIDETEEE
- a CDS encoding Crp/Fnr family transcriptional regulator produces the protein MKIEDLSLFLTKVSLFKGLNPNEILKCLTKVDFKIKKYKKNEIAFFRGDILKKIIIIVKGTAHGEMQKFNGDTIVINQMKAGEVLASAFLFGKDNVFPVDLITLENSEFLFLDKEKYLDLIQSDKRLLLNFISEISNKSQYLSKRIWFNFTHKTIEEKVLSYIKENAQDDKIKFFPSISALAKKFEVTRPALSREISNLCKKKVLKKIENNVYLVNFSKFF
- the galE gene encoding UDP-glucose 4-epimerase GalE gives rise to the protein MKTILVPGGAGYIGCHTVLDLIKKGFNPIIVDDFSNSSKKVITILEELSGEKINFYELDIKNKEGLRKIFRENKIDAVINFAGFKAVGESVEKPLMYYDNNLFGMVTLLEVMKEFNVKNIVFSSSATVYGVSEKVPFVETDPMGEVTNPYGRTKVIIEHILMDLAKSDNTWNIIALRYFNPLGAHESGRIGEDPNGIPNNLSPYITQVAVGKLEKLHIFGNDYDTPDGTCIRDFIHVNDLAAGHSAALNYLFNNENLGFDAINLGSEKGYSVLEILSNFEKAVGKEIPYVIDGRRAGDIAVCYADASKAKKLLNWEAKYTIEDMCRDSWNWQKKNPNGFKD